Genomic segment of Perca flavescens isolate YP-PL-M2 chromosome 7, PFLA_1.0, whole genome shotgun sequence:
TGAGTTGACTTTATACTTAGTTAACAGCTTTGCTGCTGCTGTCATCAAAGGCAGGGCTGTTGGCACATTGTCAACACTGACCCTTCATTTCTGAAGTCAGGTGTATCTACCATTTTTCCTCCGCGTAAAGTGTGATTAAACACGAGAGTTGTCTTTGTCCTCTGTTTCAGCGCACGTATGGAGCAAATGAAGCTGAGACACCTGGAACCCTTTCCAACACGGGCCCCATACATTCCCCCTCCACAAGGTACGTTACAACCAACACACAATCCCAAACATATGCACATAGATGTAAAGTATTACTCATTTAAGTCTTTCATGCATGAATTGAAGTATGTCAGAAAACTTGCATACAGTACTGTAATAATAGATTATATAGTTAATAATAGTAATTGTAACAGAGGTTCTACTATCACTATGGTAAAAACAAGGATCAGGACTTTTTCTCACTCGAGTCACAAGATATCTACTCCACTATCCCACAGACCTCTCTATGATCAAGCTCtaattaaagggtaactttggtatttttcaacctggacccctattttcccatgtttttgttttttttgtgactgatgggaaccacaatctttgaaatttgtccagtattgagcaagacagctgcagtcagcagcggcgaaacaagctgcaGTGTAACGTTTATGGGCGATTGCATACCTTTTTTAATTTAcgtccattaaaaaaaaattatgttttgccactgaccTGCTCAGAtaattattctaagtgtctgacgaCAATCTGGATCCCTACATAGATGGACCTTTTTGTTAGATAGTAAGATcctttatgtttaacatgaaacagcctcGATATCGCCattgccaaacccaccagactccgttaaaacaaaactaaattaaaccGTAATTTTATCATCATTGTGTCTTTCCACTTatccaacaaaataaataaacacttatTTCAcctatttacatgtgaaaatatgctggcttgGTTACTTTCAGCTATACCAATAAAACCGATGCTTAAACAAGAAAATGGCTTTAGTAGTGGGCTACTGTAATGATGATATGACAAGATGGGTTTTTTTTCTGGTAAGAAGTTGTTTTAACATGCTTTCTTTCCCCGCTGCAGCTTTCAACACGGTGCCCCCCGCCCCCTTGTTCCGCAATCAGGGTTTGATACCAGTTGGTGATCAAGGGGCAGTCGGAGCTGAGGAGCTGCCAGATTTATGTTGTCCTAAGTGTCAGTACCAGGCTCCAGATATGGACACGCTGCAGATACATGTCATGGACTGTATACAGTAACATGGGCATAGTTcagcacatacatacagacatatatacagcATATTTACGTTTTTGACGTACCTTGTGTCCACTCCCAGCCTCTGGGCACAGCCTGGAAAAACGTGTGGTTGTTGCACCTTACTCTCTCTGCcatgtaaacacacataaatacatactgtGGATCGtaccattttaaaaatgtaatatgttGGAATCGAGACAAGTGGCAATCAGATGACAGTATGAACAagtgaaagaaaagaataaCCGGAAGATAATCAGCATGGTATGTTCCTAGAAGTGCTCAAAGAATTCAAATTCTGCTGTAGCTTTTCCATTCTGCAACCCATCCTTTTCACgtcattctttctttttcttttttccctggcacctatttttttatttcccctcTTCCCTCTCCCCATGTCTTCCCCATTAGATGCCACACTGATGCACATGGTCTGATGCATaaggtgaaaaaaagtcagagggGTAACTTTTCCCCTTTAATGGAGAAAACCCATGACGATGTGAATAACCTAGTGAGCTTTAAATAACATAGAATATTCAAATATGTTTTGGTCATAAATGTTGCTGTCTGTATTACCTCAAACatgtattattatgtattaGAGATGGATTTACTCTTATTGAAAAAAAGTAGCCATTCTCTGTGTTCTGTGCCTGTGTACACCATTGACTGCACCATCTCTGATGCTAGACATGACCCTTAACCCAGCATAGCTCTGTTTGTGCCCCTAATTCTATTTTATCTTTACCTGTAGCACCTAGCTATTTATCATTCTAAAGGTAAGCACATGGAGGGTCCTTCACAGTTTGTGTGAATATTGTCTGTAATTATAGATCATTTGGTGCAAAGAATATTGTTTCAAACtgttaaagatttaaaaaataaatcagtaatTCAGTAATCcttgttttggtgtgtgtgtgtgtgtgtgtgtgtgtgtgtgtgtgtgtgtgtgtgtgtgtgtgtgtgtgtgtgtgtgtgtgtgtgtgtgtgtgtgtgtgtgtgtgtgtgtgtgtgtgtgtgtgtgtcaatattGTATTTTTGGAATAAAGTTCAAACGGATTATGGGTTACAGAGAAATGTTCCGTAGCCAGTTGATTGTAAATGTGTAGTAGGCAAATACTCAAAAAGGATCGATGTATGATACAGAGTTGAACATTGAGCACATGATTGAGCAACAGAAAGGGACCGACAATTGTATACTCCGCCTTCAAAATAAGACGTGTGCGCCTATATCTCTGACGACTGTGCCTTCGCTATGGGTTTAAATTACCTTTTTCTAATATTATGGTAATCCAAGTCCGATGGTAAAGGGATTTGGTATACATATGCAGTTAAGGATTCGTGAATTTTACATATACTTTGCACGCTAACTTTTTACGGCGAAAGTTCCGACAGGAAGTCTCTTCGGAAGGCTTTTATATTACACTCGTCTCTTGTTTCAAGCAGCGCTCGCCGGACACACGCGCCATTCATCCCTGCGTCTTTATTTGCCAGTGTGTTCGACTGGCGTTGTGTGTTTGTAGTCTTCAGGCAGGCATGTCCGGCTCAACTTCCCCGCCTCCCGCGGCAGAGGCTGTAGGACCCGACGGGTGTTTCCCCCCCGGATACAAGCCTTTCAAACCCGAGGAGCACGGCCTGGAGCGCGGCTTTCGTCTCACAGCATTTTCGGAACTGAGAGGATGAGGCTGCAAGGTCCCGCAGGAGGCTCTGCTCAAACTCCTGGCGGGACTGGAGACGGACCGGGCCGACGGGACAGGGAAGGCCGATGACCAAGCATCGGAGTTCGGCCAACAGTTGCCCGGCCCCCGTCTCGGTAAGAAACAAATTCGGAATTAGCGGTGCTAGCTTTCATGTCCTGTTCATCTAGTCAGAAACCCCTGGTGGTTAACGTCAGTTATCTAGCGTATCTGTTGCTAACAGtgctagcttgtcttgttgttaaCTCATATGGCAACTCGTTTGACAGATggacagctaacgttacaggcgataaaaacagtttttaataGTCCTAACATGTATCACCTACTTACAGTCGTACGTTATCACTATGTTACATCATACATGCATATAACGTTAACCTATGGATAACCTAGCGTTATCCAGCTAAGAGTGATCTAATTCCGCGAGCAGGCAAATTGCCATACTAAGTATGATTCAGCAGAAATATTTTGATTCGTTGAGTGCAACGTTCATGCTTTTAGTCAAATATTTCTTCTCGTAAAGGTGTGAAGCAATCCTGAGTGGAAGTGATGTAAGTTGCTCAACGGCAACGTTAGTTTACTGCTTTTAGAGGTGTAGTAACAGAATGTAGAAAGCATTGTATGTAGTTACACTGAATGAGCACAAACATAGAAACCCCTGTAACTTTACTGTTCATACATTGTAATGCAACCGCCATAagtacacaaaacacacacaaactattaAAGCAGTATTCTCACTCTaaacaaaaactgaacgctTTGAATaagataataattattacaaggctattgtatttttattacaGAACATTCAAGTTTCTTCCCCCCCTCACTGTTGTGTGTTTCCAGGTGTAGGGATGGACTGCTGTGTGATTCCCCTGAGGCATGGAGGGCTCTCACTGGTCCAGACCACAGACTTCTTCTACCCTCTGGTGGACGATCCTTACATGATGGTGagttatgtgtatgtatgtatatgtatatgtatatgtatatatatatatatatatatatatatatatatatatatatatatatatatatatatatatatatatatatatgtgtatgtatgtatgtatgtatgtgtgtatgtgtgtgtatgtatatgtatgtatatatatgtatgtatgtgtgtatgtgtgtatgtgtgtgtatgtatatgtatgtatatatatatatgtatgtatatatatatatatatatatatatatatatatatgtatgtatatatatatgtatgtatgtatgtatatatgtatgtatgtatgtatatatatatatatatatatgtatgtatatatatatgtatgtgtgtgtgtgtatgtgtgtgtgtgtgtgtgtatatatatatatatgtatatgtgtgtgtatatatatatatatatatatatatatatatatatatatatatatatatgtgtgtgtatgtgtgtatgtgtgtgtatatgtgtgtatatgtgtgtgtatgtgtgtatgtatatatgtgtgtatgtatgtgtatatatgtatatagtgtgtatatatatatatatgtgtgtgtgtgtgtgtatataatgtgtgtgtatatatgtgtgtgtatatatgtatgtatatatatatatatatatatgtgtgtgtatatatgtgtgtgtgtgtatatatatatatatatgtatatatgtgtgtgtgtgtatgtatatatatatgtgtgtgtgtgtgtatgtatatatatatatgtgtatgtatatatgtgtgtgtatgtatgtatatgtgtgtgtatatgtatgtatatgtgtgtgtatgtgtgtgtgtatatgtatgtatatgtatatatgtatgtatgtatgtatatatgtgtgtgtgtgtatatgtatatatatatatatatatgtatgtatgtatgtatgtgtatatatatatatatatatatatatatatatatatatatatatatgtatatatatatatatatatatatgtgtgtatatatatgtgtgtatatatatgtatatatatatatatatatatatgtatgatgtatgtgtatatatatatatatatatatatatatatatatatatacacacacatatatatatatatatatatatatatatatatatatatatatatatatatatatatatatatatatatatatatatatatatatatatatatatatatatatatatatatatatgtatatatatatatatatatatatatatatatatatatgtatatatatatatatatatatatatatatatatgtgtgtgtgtgtatatatatatatatatatgtgtgtgtgtatgtgtgtatatatatatatatatatatatatgtgtgtgtgtatatatatatatgtgtgtgtgtatatatatatatatatatatatatatatatatatatgtatgtatatatatgtatatatatatgtatatgtatatatatatatatatatatatatatatatatatatatatatatatatatgtgtgtatatatatatatatgtgtgtatatatatatatatgtatgtgtatatatgtgtatgtgtatatatatatatgtatgtatatatatatatatatgtatgtatatatatatatatatgtgtgtatatatatatatgtatgtgtgtgtgtatatatatatatatatgtgtatatatatatatatatgtatgtgtatatatatatatatatgtatgtgtatatatatatatgtatgtatgtgtatgtatgtgtatatatatatgtatgtatgtgtatatatatatatatatatgtgtgtatatatatatgtatgtgtatatatatatgtatgtgtatatgtgtgtgtgtgtgtgtgtgtgtgtgtgtatgtgtatgtatatatatatatatatatatatatatatatatatatgtgtgtatatatatatatatgtgtgtgtatatatatatgtatatgtgtgtgtgtatatatatatatatatatatatatatatatatatatatatatatatatatatatatatatatatatatatatatatatatatatatgtgtgtgtgtgtatgtatgtgtatatgtgtgtatgtatgtgtatatgtatatatgtgtgtatgtatatatgtgtgtatgtatgtgtatatatgtatatagtgtgtatatatatatatatgtgtgtgtgtgtgtgtatataatgtgtgtgtatatatgtgtgtgtatatatgtatgtatgtatatatatatatatatatatatgtgtgtgtgtgtgtatatatgtgtgtgtgtatatatatatatatatatatatatatatatatatatatatatatatatatatatatatatatatatatatgtgtgtgtgtgtgtgtgtgtatatatatgtgtgtgtgtgtgtgtgtgtgtgtgtgtatatatatatgtgtgtgtgtgtgtgtgtgtatatatatatatatgtgtgtgtgtgtatatatgtgtgtgtgtatgtatgtatatgtgtgtatatgtgtgtgtatatgtgtgtgtgtatatgtatgtatatgtatatatgtatgtatgtatgtatatatgtgtgtgtgtgtatatgtatgtatatatatatatatgtatgtatgtatgtatgtatgtgtatatatatatatatataagtgtgtatatatgtatatatataagtgtgtgtatatatatgtgtgtatatatatgtatatatatatatatatatatgtattatgtatgtatgtatatatatatatatatatatatacatacatacatatatatatatatatatatatatatatatatatatatatatatatatatatatatatatatatatacacacacatacatatatatatatacacacacacatatatatatatatatatatatgtatgtatatgtgtgtgtatatatatatatatatatatgtgtgtgtgtgtatatatatatatgtgtgtgtgtgtatatatatatatatgtgtgtgtgtgtgtatatatatatatgtgtgtgtgtgtgtatatatatatatatgtgtgtgtgtgtgtatatatatatatatatatatatatatatgtatgtatgtatgtatatatatatatatatatatatatatgtatgtgtatatatatatatatatatgtatgtgtatatatatatgtatgtatgtgtatatatatatgtatgtatgtgtatatatatatatatgtatgtgtatatatatatatatatgtgtgtatatatatatatatatatatatgtatatatatatatatatgtgtatatatatatatatatatatatatatgtatgtatgtatgtgtatatatatatgtatgtgtatatatatatatatatatgtatgtgtgtatatatatatatatatatgtgtatatatatatatgtatgtatgtatgtatatatatatatatatgtatgtatgtatatatatatatgtgtgtatatatatatatgtatgtatgtgtatatatatatgtatgtatgtgtatatatatatatgtatgtatgtgtatatatatatgtatgtatgtgtatatatatatatgtatgtatgtgtatatatatatgtatgtgtatatatgtatgtgtatatatatatgtatgtgtatatatgtatgtgtatatatatatatatgtatgtatgtatgtatgtatgtgtgtgtgtatgtatgtatgtatgtatgtatgtgtgtgtgtgtatgtatatatgtatgtgtatatatatgtgtgtatatatatgtatgtgtatatatatgtgtatatatatgtgtgtatatatatatgtgtgtgtgtatatatgtttacttaatatttacttacttaatattacggatttgcaccgtaatatttttatttgtaatcgtgtgtgtgtaaaaagcatACTGTAGTGTGCACGCGCTctgcataagcctaggcgcattttactaatgtgctgttaaaataagaatgaaatgctgcgttattgactttagaccaggtttttgttggtcaatggcgcaattACTTCCCGCTGCtcgcaatacgccaagaatgcacctgaacacaccaccctggaagaccagcacgcccacgggcccacagatgggcgcaggtgcatttgctatttaaacgacatgGACGCTGGACggtcttaaaatagcaaagacacttgcgtcgggcttagTGTGACATTTAGGCCCAAGGCTGTTTTCACTAACTCCCTAGTCCCATAGAACTTCTTTCCTAAAATAATCCACATGCAGACGCAACTGTAACTTCAATAATTACTTCCAATGTGGATCCGTACAGTATGTGATCGTGATGCTGCCTATTTGTACCCCTCCACCACTGAGGAGTACCAGTGCTGGGGCTGAGGTACCCTACTTTGTGTTTCACAAATAAAACTGATTCATCAAATGTTGATAAACTGCGTTTTGCATAGATAGCAAATCATCCAATATTAGTCTAATCCATGTAATTGACTAgtttttgctctctctctctctctctttctctttctctctctcatgctctctgtctgtctctcagggtAGGATAGCGTGCGCCAACGTCCTCAGTGATCTCTACGCCATGGGCATCACAGAGTGCGACAACATGCTGATGCTGCTGAGTGTCAGCCAGAAGATGAATGACAAGGTAGCgttatttgtgtttgtgggCGGACGCCAAGGTGTTGAGTTGACTTGCTTTTATTTCTCGATGTCACTGTTGTGTGTCCTCTACTACTAATGTGCGCATGTTACAATGACTGCAGTATATCATTTTGACTTGAGGATTTTACACATGTGTACGTTGATTTCTTTAAGGTTAGGTAAGGTCTTCTTTTATGATTCGTTATCCTTTTTGTATGTGCATGTACGACACAGGACCGCGAGCGGGTGATGCCGTTGATAATTCAAGGGTTTCGCGATGcagcagaggagggagggacTTCTGTGACAGGTGGCCAGACGGTGATCAACCCCTGGATCATCGTAGGAGGAGTGGCATCAGTTGTCTGCCAGCCCAATGAGTTCATCATGTGAGTCAGTTAAACTGTTAAATCCCCTTTTTTTATGTGTACCCAATTTGCCTCATGAGGTTCAACTTCTATTAGAGCTTTCTTAGATTTGCACTGATCTACCTTGCCCTGTACTCATATTTAAATACTAAAATCTCAGTCTATACcgatattgcactattccttccctcttttgtatattttttgtaaaattgtaaattcttctattgtttttttttatatattcttaAAGTcatctctgtttttattcttagcATGTTAAGTGttaagtcaaattccttgtttgtctaCGCATTAGCCCCTTTATTGCTGTCCTTTGAAAACTATTTATCTCCAAATGTCTGCTTCTTAAAAGCGATTTTATTTCAGCATCTTAGTGCAGTACAGTTTCAATACAGATTTACATTTCAACGTGGGTTTCCTTGTCCAATTAGCACCTTAGTTACATTTCCCCAGCCATTAACACAAAGGACGTCAAATAAACCAAATACATACGTGACACAataacagtgtttcctttaggatttttttttttagcagtgggggcaggtctgtccgaacatcCACTGCCTCTCTAAAACAGGCGCAGTGGCGCTCACTCAACCGACATCAGACTGCAGTATCGCCGTCCACCAGCACAACtacattgtgcgtctgccctatttctgatactgtggcggcAGATATTTTTGGCTTGGCGGGCCGCCATTTCCAAATCAACATAGAAGAAACACTGCAATAAAGTAACtccaaaagtcataaaataaataaaaaggtataaCCATAACAAATTATCATCGCCACATCCCTGTTTGATTCTGGCCGGgtacctttgttgcatgtcaaccctctgtgtgtgtgtgtgtgtgtgtgtgtgtgtgtgtgtgtgtgtgtgtgtgtgtgtgtgtgtgtgtgtgtgtgtgtgtgtgtgtgtgtgtgtgtgtgtgtgtgtgtgtgtgtgtgtgtgtgtgtgtgtgtgtgtgtgtgtgtgtgtgtgtgtgtgtgtgtgtgtgtgtgtgtgtgtgtgtgtgtgtgtgtgtgtgtgtgtgtgtgtgtgtgtgtgtgtgtgtgtgtgtgtgtgtgtgtgtgtgtactatgaCTGATAAAGGCAAAAATGCCCCAAAGAAAAGATGTTATTGCATTACCAGGGACTCCACCTCTCTATTTATTTAGGCTTTTGGAGCCTAAGTGCATATGTAATATGCTCCATCTCATAAAAGAACATTTGAACATAGTTCATATGTACAATTGCAAATCATGgaggcgacctctagctcacccagtgggAGCGTGCGCCCCACGTAGGCGGAGTCCTTTGCggcgacctgctgccctttgctgcgtgtcatcccccatctctctctcccacctttcctttctatccactgtcactatcaagTAAAGGGACCCCCCAAATCCTGATATTCACTGGAAAGCAATGATATGCGTGTGGTTGGTTTGTTTCTCCAGGCCGGATGGTGCCGTTCCAGGGGACGTCCTGGTTCTGACTAAACCTCTGGGGACGCAGGTGGCTGTGAATGCTCACCATTGGCTCGATCAGGTCGGCCACTCCGCTCACATCAACATTATTAGCATTATTTACATGTTTCTGTGCTTGCACTTCTCCCCCCCATAGCCCCAATGATGTGCCCCTTACTgtctctctgtttatatctcacCAGACTGAAAGGTGGAACAAGATCAAGCTAGTCGTCACCAAAGAGGAAGTAAAGGAGGCCTATCAGGAAGCCATGTTCTCCATGGCAACGCTAAACCGCACGGGTAAACTACACCTGTGTCATTATGCTCTGAAGTTCTGCAAACACTCAatcttttatttgtatagcccTTTTCATACAAAGGCCATGTAACACAAAGTGCttcaaattataaaaataaagacaatgtcacacacacccacacacacacacacacacacaccattgctCTGAATTTACTGTCAGCCTTATGGTCTTTAATTTACTTGTACTTACTCTTTAGATGGTCTTGGACCCAGTTAAAGTAGACCTCTTTCTGTGACTTTTTGTAGTTGTGATTTAAAGTTCACAAAGTTGATTTCTGTCTCCAGCGGCAGGCCTAATGCACAAGTTCCAGGCTCACGCCGCAACAGACGTGACTGGTTTTGGGTTGTTGGGACACGCCAACAACCTGGCGGCGCAGCAACGAAACGAGGTGGCCTTCGTCATCCACAACCTGCCGATCATAGCCAAGATGGCTGCCATCAGTAAAGCCTGCGGGAACATATTCAACCTGGTTCAGGGCACGTCACCAGAGACTTCTGGTATGTAAACTGAGATGACCCCACAATAAATGGGTTcttgtctgtgtatctgtgaaTAAACGCAGTGGGGCTGGACCCAAATATTCGACCGTCTTGGATACCCATTCGTTGGGTAGGTATTCGATTTTCAATTTTTGGGATTGGAATAttcgttttattttttttcttcaatactGTAATATCTGAATcctcatatttttttaatataatgcaCCCTGAAAAAATGTACAAGCAGGCTGAAATTCACCATTGTTTTTGGCAGGATTAATATAGCAGCTAAACGTCGGCAAGCCGCTAGCTAATTCATGCAGCGCCATTCGAAGGTAGAAATAGTACGGCCGTACGTAATCCCACAGAGCTCTGCTGAGGT
This window contains:
- the LOC114558822 gene encoding selenide, water dikinase 1, whose translation is MSGSTSPPPAAEAVGPDGCFPPGYKPFKPEEHGLERGFRLTAFSELRGUGCKVPQEALLKLLAGLETDRADGTGKADDQASEFGQQLPGPRLGVGMDCCVIPLRHGGLSLVQTTDFFYPLVDDPYMMGRIACANVLSDLYAMGITECDNMLMLLSVSQKMNDKDRERVMPLIIQGFRDAAEEGGTSVTGGQTVINPWIIVGGVASVVCQPNEFIMPDGAVPGDVLVLTKPLGTQVAVNAHHWLDQTERWNKIKLVVTKEEVKEAYQEAMFSMATLNRTAAGLMHKFQAHAATDVTGFGLLGHANNLAAQQRNEVAFVIHNLPIIAKMAAISKACGNIFNLVQGTSPETSGGLLMCLPREQAAKFCSEMKSQSSGAGGQGAAGGAWIIGIVEKGNRRARIIDKPRIIEVPPRGTQAANQDNNSTSPAPSPNLS